A genomic region of Dysgonomonadaceae bacterium PH5-43 contains the following coding sequences:
- a CDS encoding hypothetical protein (product_source=Hypo-rule applied; cleavage_site_network=SignalP-noTM; superfamily=56925) produces MVKNILLSTFCFLCSLSLMANDDVFPGILGLNTNRGMKQTSNNEIIFETRGYDIIISENKKGSIENDKTLSSFRRKNKIKEDVESRYINILDKRLMVIEGEEPTEAPDINIYTTYYLYNNADGKSYNVIAITKEKQRDVSLEELFVEAFLNKELDKYISDSWIAENINFAGRNIELGTACIWKSPNNVYHQRGQVSWSEFPSYEEASDFLNTRMDLNEAYQTVILSNDYIEIILDGVPTMAYRIVYAPINNYYLPLAVYYAVEEIRGHFVSCIMSHYVYNRGDFEMPLLLEEFMTIPTLPEWANNPFDVQTPEYVSEEAKELNKSIIPSWEVQAITMLPVGTLKNAFDAALGVGFSIGIPIKHNQAIDIATKFAFPTDAKRFNCLYENELHNTKIKGGIVSLGLRYRYQLQLKKDIYLTPYLGLGVFSITSDIVEKIDKNDNKIYYSPTTFDAYAGTNLRYKNVGIFAEYRISPFFGNRANLGGSSFSLGVSYNFQLNY; encoded by the coding sequence ATGGTTAAAAACATTCTTCTTTCTACTTTTTGTTTTCTTTGTTCTCTTTCCTTAATGGCAAACGATGATGTGTTTCCCGGTATACTTGGGCTAAACACTAACAGAGGAATGAAGCAAACTTCTAATAACGAAATTATATTTGAAACAAGAGGCTATGATATTATAATATCAGAAAACAAGAAAGGTTCTATTGAAAACGATAAGACTTTATCGTCTTTTAGGCGTAAAAACAAAATCAAAGAAGATGTAGAAAGTCGTTATATTAACATATTGGACAAACGTTTAATGGTAATAGAAGGTGAAGAACCTACTGAAGCTCCTGATATTAATATTTATACAACTTATTATCTATACAATAATGCTGACGGAAAATCTTACAATGTAATAGCTATAACTAAAGAAAAACAACGAGATGTCTCTTTAGAAGAATTATTCGTTGAGGCTTTCTTAAACAAAGAGCTTGATAAATATATATCAGACAGTTGGATTGCTGAGAATATTAATTTTGCAGGAAGAAATATTGAGTTAGGCACTGCTTGTATATGGAAAAGCCCTAACAATGTTTATCATCAGAGAGGACAAGTAAGTTGGTCGGAGTTCCCCTCATACGAAGAAGCTTCAGATTTTTTGAATACTCGTATGGACTTAAACGAAGCCTACCAAACTGTAATTCTATCTAATGACTATATAGAAATTATTTTAGATGGAGTACCTACTATGGCTTATCGAATTGTTTATGCTCCAATAAACAATTATTATCTGCCTTTAGCTGTATATTATGCAGTGGAGGAAATACGAGGACATTTTGTTAGTTGCATTATGAGTCATTATGTTTATAACAGAGGAGATTTTGAAATGCCTCTACTACTTGAAGAGTTTATGACTATTCCTACATTACCAGAATGGGCTAATAATCCTTTTGATGTACAGACTCCAGAATACGTGAGTGAAGAAGCAAAAGAGCTAAATAAGTCTATAATTCCCAGTTGGGAAGTTCAAGCTATAACTATGCTCCCTGTAGGAACACTTAAAAATGCGTTTGACGCAGCTCTTGGCGTTGGTTTTTCTATAGGAATACCAATAAAGCACAATCAGGCAATAGACATTGCTACAAAGTTTGCATTCCCCACAGATGCGAAAAGATTTAATTGTCTTTATGAAAACGAATTACATAATACCAAAATTAAAGGAGGTATAGTGAGTTTGGGGTTAAGGTATCGTTATCAGTTACAACTAAAAAAAGATATATATCTTACTCCCTACTTAGGATTGGGCGTTTTTAGTATAACTTCTGATATAGTAGAAAAAATAGATAAAAATGACAACAAAATATATTATTCCCCTACAACTTTTGATGCTTATGCTGGCACTAACTTACGATACAAGAATGTAGGGATATTTGCCGAATACAGAATATCTCCATTCTTTGGCAACAGAGCTAATTTAGGTGGAAGTTCTTTTAGCCTCGGAGTTTCGTACAATTTCCAACTCAACTACTAA